In Bactrocera oleae isolate idBacOlea1 chromosome 3, idBacOlea1, whole genome shotgun sequence, a genomic segment contains:
- the tctn gene encoding tectonic, which yields MKKILTTAQLLLLLQIVCAVKIGISRINLDITSTTTTTTTTAQMPPSSTEPTTVVDLLESTATSDFTEIETEFTSPTTTTAVITTTTTIKPNFTISIFPPRLRTTKSPKITTTTTSTPSTVASTTATNIAENTSEVSNDDNHSIKTHSGQGVYYCNCDLLLNACDINCCCDRDCTQEALNVFDCNDPPMEKKLKNRLEDFQYQHGLPSCKVNDGWLCVFRTNTRKEQQKLPEINLNTKHYYKWPTPIWDTVSEQHAEENMNLYKYGDPLQFLNMKTMSLKQFDLPNTFQPPHCQIMESVKFLKTYKVDCLLATLEELQLSARNILNFMQNNKLLLKPINEANEPGYIMNILSDLKLQICESELCEIMPLNNSTAVEHRLKFLYPAEIKFQLLHNYTQLLGGLVAFSAINTTLNSRELWQTYHLQYIYKNITFKDVSKEINETAYNVETVKLTAGPLGYTEGKPIIVARFIANNQSAALTQTNQVLNYFHVNATKSSANHTLSLFTTHQRFCHHDAAPANLINYGINVLKQCKLRFNNESLTKISQKERNFTEICVQLQAQITAQLFAADVFLWDEKFPELFISQLGRPENRSDKWTPLKVENQNFAPISGEFNAQTQSFSCRNMLLNIAYEFLVGQFTEAGIAQQSLVQQATLLFGERNDLEFEMDEKIEVPLTVSVIFFDYSKDVHNCGISSYNARIIWFIILMNFVTSYVNP from the exons atgaagaaaatactCACAACAGCACAGCTCTTGCTGTTGCTGCAAATTGTGTGCGCAGTGAAAATTGGTATTTCGAGAATAAATTTAGATATAACAAGCACCactactacaactacaacaaccgCACAAATGCCGCCAAGTTCCACAGAACCCACGACGGTAGTTGACTTATTAGAGAGCACCGCAACATCTGATTTTACAGAAATAGAAACCGAGTTTACTAGCCCTACAACAACTACGGccgtaataacaacaacaaccacaataaaACCTAACTTTACGATTTCCATATTTCCACCACGCTTAAGGACTacaaaatcaccaaaaattacaacaacaactacatcaACGCCGTCTACAGTAGCGAGTACGACAGCCACTAATATAGCAGAAAATACATCCGAAGTTTCGAATGATGATAACCACTCAATCAAAACGCATTCAGGTCAGGGCGTCTATTATTGCAACTGCGATCTTTTGCTGAATGCTTGCGacataaattgttgttgtgacAGAGATTGTACGCAAGAAGCATTGAATGTATTTGATTGCAATGATCCACCAatggaaaaaaagttaaaaaaccgTTTAGAGGACTTTCAATATCAACATGGATTGCCATCGTGCAAAGTAAACGATGGTTGGCTGTGCGTCTTTCGCACGAATACGCGAAAGGAGCAACAGAAA TTACccgaaattaatttgaatacaaAGCACTACTATAAATGGCCTACACCTATTTGGGATACCGTTAGCGAACAACATGCTGAAGAAAATATGAACTTATACAAATATGGAGACCCTCTACAATTCCTAAATATGAAAACAATGTCACTAAAACAATTTG ATCTTCCAAATACTTTTCAACCGCCACACTGTCAAATAATGGAAtctgtcaaatttttaaaaacatacaaagtCGACTGTTTATTAGCCACATTAGAAGAACTACAATTAAGCGCCAgaaatatactaaattttatgcaaaataacAAATTACTCTTAAAACCCATAAACGAGGCCAACGAACCGGGGtatattatgaatattttaagcgACCTTAAATTACAAATTTGTGAAAGTGAATTATGTGAAATAATGCCACTAAATAACAGCACTGCTGTAGAACATCGTCTCAAATTCCTCTACCCCGCAGAGATCAAATTTCAACTGTTACATAACTACACACAACTTTTGGGTGGCTTGGTAGCGTTCAGTGCTATAAATACTACGCTAAACAGCAGAGAATTATGGCAAACATACCACTtgcaatatatttacaaaaatataacatttaagGATGTAAGCAAAGAAATAAATGAGACTGCTTACAATGTAGAAACAGTCAAACTTACTGCTGGACCTTTGGGTTATACAGAAGGCAAACCTATAATTGTAGCGCGCTTTATAGCAAACAATCAAAGTGCCGCATTAACGCAAACAAAtcaagttttaaattatttccatGTAAATGCCACAAAATCGTCTGCAAATCACACACTTTCTTTATTCACCACACACCAACGCTTTTGCCACCACGATGCTGCGCCGGCAAACCTTATAAACTATGGCATAAATGTGCTAAAGCAATGCAAGCTGCGTTTTAATAATGAAAGCCTCACGAAAATATCCCAAAAAGAACGCAATTTCACTGAAATTTGCGTACAACTACAAGCCCAAATCACAGCACAGTTATTTGCTGCTGATGTTTTTCTGTGGGATGAAAAATTTCCGGAATTATTTATCTCTCAATTGGGACGACCAGAAAATCGTAGCGACAAATGGACGCCTTTAAAAgtagaaaatcaaaattttgcgcCCATAAGTGGTGAATTCAATGCGCAGACACAAAGTTTTAGTTGTCGAAATATGTTACTAAATATTGCTTACGAGTTCCTAGTGGGTCAATTTACCGAAGCGGGTATAGCACAGCAGTCATTGGTTCAGCAGGCAACACTGCTGTTTGGCGAACGTAATGATTTGGAATTCGAAATGGATGAAAAGATCGAGGTGCCATTGACGGTATCCGTTATATTCTTTGATTATTCTAAAGACGTACATAACTGCGGGATTTCGAGTTATAATGCTAGGATCATATggtttattatattaatgaatTTTGTAACTTCATACGTAAacccttaa
- the B9d2 gene encoding B9 domain-containing protein 2: MAEVHVIGQILKAVDFTEPHLYCKWSLQSGSAWKLVQGEVTGQTLVCSNRLEQSSDFAHPLDIHLATVSIQGWPKLHVEVYALNVLHKSWPVGYGFVHIPSRPGAHRLEVLTWKVAPLTWYDSVREKFGGGGVGLSKADLIYTGVERYKLQTRSSGKIIIDLNLIFRNFAKFGVEFK, translated from the exons ATGGCGGAAGTGCATGTCATCGGACAAATTTTGAAAGCCGTTGATTTCACGGAACCACACCTCTACTGCAAGTGGAGCCTACAAAGCG GTAGCGCCTGGAAACTCGTACAAGGCGAAGTAACCGGTCAAACGCTTGTCTGTTCGAATCGCTTAGAACAGTCTTCCGATTTTGCACATCCCTTGGATATACATCTGGCCACGGTTTCCATACAGGGTTGGCCCAAATTGCATGTAGAAGTGTACGCATTGAATGTGCTGCATAAAAGTTGGCCAGTTGGTTACGGTTTCGTGCATATACCAAGCCGACCGGGTGCACATCGCTTAGAAGTGTTGACTTGGAAAGTGGCACCACTCACTTGGTACGATAGTGTGCGTGAGAAATTTGGTGGTGGAGGAGTGGGACTAAGTAAAGCGGATCTAATCTATACAGGTGTGGAGAG atATAAACTACAAACACGCTCATCTGGAAAAATTATCATCGaccttaatttaatttttcgcaaTTTCGCTAAATTTGGCGTGGaatttaagtga